A single region of the Solwaraspora sp. WMMD791 genome encodes:
- the ddaH gene encoding dimethylargininase encodes MHATHRHYLMCRPTYFAVEYAINPWMDPTRPVDRELAIAQWEQLRDTYRELGHTVDEITPLPGLPDMVFAANGATVIDGHALAVQFREPQRADEAPAYRHWLEQAGFTVHEAKHVNEGEGDFLVVGDYLLAGTGFRTAPAAHAHAQEVFGRPVVTLQLVDPCFYHLDTALAVIDERTIAYLPEAFSPGSLAALRRLFPDAIAASLADAAAFGLNAVSDGRNVVLPVQAEGLATALRERGYQPIGVDLSELRKAGGGVKCCTLELRGSGR; translated from the coding sequence ATGCACGCCACCCACCGGCACTATCTGATGTGCCGGCCGACGTACTTCGCCGTGGAATACGCGATCAACCCGTGGATGGACCCGACCCGCCCGGTCGACCGGGAGTTGGCGATCGCGCAGTGGGAACAGCTGCGCGACACGTACCGGGAGCTGGGTCACACGGTCGACGAGATCACGCCGCTGCCCGGCCTGCCGGACATGGTCTTCGCCGCCAACGGCGCCACCGTCATCGACGGCCACGCCCTCGCCGTACAGTTCCGCGAGCCGCAACGGGCCGACGAGGCCCCCGCCTACCGCCACTGGCTGGAGCAGGCCGGATTCACCGTGCACGAGGCCAAGCACGTCAACGAGGGCGAAGGCGACTTCCTGGTGGTCGGCGACTACCTGCTCGCCGGCACCGGGTTCCGCACCGCACCCGCCGCGCACGCACACGCCCAGGAGGTCTTCGGCCGCCCGGTGGTCACCCTGCAGCTGGTCGACCCGTGCTTCTACCACCTGGACACCGCGCTCGCCGTGATCGACGAACGGACCATCGCGTACCTGCCGGAGGCCTTCTCCCCCGGCAGTCTCGCCGCGCTGCGGCGACTGTTCCCCGACGCGATCGCGGCCAGCCTGGCCGACGCGGCGGCGTTCGGGCTCAACGCGGTCAGCGACGGCCGTAACGTGGTGCTGCCGGTGCAGGCCGAAGGGCTGGCCACGGCGCTGCGCGAGCGCGGCTACCAGCCGATCGGGGTGGACCTGTCCGAGCTGCGCAAGGCCGGCGGCGGGGTGAAGTGCTGCACTCTGGAGCTGAGGGGGTCCGGCCGATGA